A segment of the Epinephelus fuscoguttatus linkage group LG23, E.fuscoguttatus.final_Chr_v1 genome:
AAAAACAGTGTGTCAGGTAACCGAATTTAGAAAACCTCCTCACTCTCCACTCAGTAGAGTTTCCCTCACAGCTCAGTGACAGGGAGTCAGAGGTGAAGTGTTGCACTCTGTCAGGACTCACTGTGAGAGACGCTGCTGGAtgaaaatctgaaaaacaacacacataGGAAGTAAAGCATTAAAAGTAATGTTAGACAACAATAATGCAAACAAtcctgtttttattcttttttaaccGTTGGTCCATAGAAGCAATGGATCGTACCAATAGATGTTTATAATAAGATTAAAAATACAACTAAACGTCCAGTATTCAAAGTTTCAGGgggaagagagaaggaaaaagaaagacaaattgAAGGAAGTACGAAGGAGGATTAGAAAAGAAGAACTAAGGACAGTGAAAATGAcagaaggaaagaggaaaatcaaaacacaaagtacTCGTGCCTTGACCTTAGACATATTTAActaaatgtatttgtttatttttcagattCCTGGTGGCATGTCTTAACATTAAACACATTCAGTGCCCAACCTAGCACATTCGGCACAGGAGGCAAtcccatccatctattttcatccTCTTATCTGAggcgctttccagctcctcctggggtaCCCCAAAGTGtacccaggccagatgagataggTAAtacctccagcgtgttctgggtctgccccgtggcctcctaccagtgggacgtgtcTGGagcacctctaatgggaggcgcccCTGAGCCCTATTAAATCAGATCCCCGAAACCACCTCAACTAACCCCTTGTGACGCAATGGAGCAGCGGCGCTACTCTGAGCTACCTCCAGATATTTGTGCtaaccctatctctaaggctgagcccagccaccccacagaggaaactcattttatCGCTTGTATCCGCGGTCTCATTCTTTCCATCACTACCAAAAGCTCATAACCACTGGGGGAGGGGAGGCAATCCCcttagttattattattgtccttatgtttaataataataagaataattgtataaatgaatatttataatattttagaGAGCAGGGGGATTTTGACGCCACCCAAAACAGCTGCCTATTTTGCGCATAGGAAATTTCTACAGAACACACATGTTGAAAAGTGTATGTTTCCCAACAAGCAAGGAAAAGGCAAAACAAACCTACCCCCAGACCAGACAAACTTGGGTCGACTGTAATGAGTATAATACACTGGATCTCCTCTTCCAGCTCTGCACACATATCCTGTCGTGTGTGTCTGACCATGAACAATGTAGGAATCCTGTTCAGTCCCATGGATGCTGCCAGATAGATGCTGAAAGCTGTAGAAGGAGTTGTTCGACGGTCTGGGAACAGCCTTATACCAGAAGAACCTCCATCCTGCAGATGGATGTTCAACACTGCAGTTCAGAGTTACTGAGGCTCCAGGACTCAGCCATAatggagacacagtgaggacaggCTGAGGTTTATCTGTTGGAAAGTGATTTCACAGAATGAAGACATGCTATATATTGTTGAAGTATACGGACTGCTTGTATCTTCCATCTATGTCTTCAAATATATATTCAGCAAAACAAGAAATGACTTGTATGATATACTGTCGGATACTCTCAATGTGGAGAATTGTCTCGAgtgaatatataaaaaaagaaagttgtaTGGTTACCTTGAGCATGTCCACAGTAGAGGAGTATATTCAGGGCTAAAATACAGTTTGAAACTCTTTCAGACATCATCAAACTGACAAACTATTAAACACTATACGATAACATCAGGcatttaaaaagatttttatcAAAAGAAACTACAAACAGAGAAATTAACTGATGTACTCACAGAAAAACCCCAGCGCACCAGGCAAAGTGTGTCCCATCTTCACATTCAGCACTGACGCTCTGTCACTCTGCCTCAGAGAAATCCTCCTACTTTGTATTCAGCTTGAAAATGCAGCAATCGAATCTGAAGTTTTCTGAAACTTCCTCCTCTGAGTGTAGCGTGTGGTTTGACCACAGAATATTTTGGGCACATATCTAAGATATAAGTCAGTTGAATTTAATCATCTCATCTTAGAGTGGTGGCACCAAAATTGATCAGAATAAAACCTTGCAATGcttgagcagttttatgtagattgcacacaccaaacacaaccTAAATCTTTTTTACCATTTCCCTTTTGCGGATATTTTATCATAGGCAGAGAAGTGTCACAGTGGGCACTGTTTACCTGCCATACAAGTAATCTTCTCAGCTCATTCAGTAGTTTTCCACTCTCCCTGCCTCTCCACCACACCCACCTTGTCATGCTGATGATGCTGCCTCTCACCTGTGGATCATTAATTCCTGTCACTATAAAGACTCCCACGTCACAGACTCTTcatgccagattgttcttctcCTCCACACAAGACTTTCCAGCGTTGTTTCTGGACTGCTTGTTTCTGTATGAATAATTTTTATATAATGATCATTTTCACAGGTAAACATGATGATCCAGCGGAGAGCTCCGACTGGTAATCTGAATCCAGATCTGAATCCAGATTTAGCCACAGGCACAAACATTTATGTGTAACTGTATATAGTGAAGTACCATTGAATTTGTGTAAAATCACACATTTATAGAATAGTATAATGTCATTAATAAAAATTGTATAGATGAAAGTGGTCTAAAGCGGCACTGCACAAACTCCAGTTTTTATGATCTGCAAGTAATTTTCTCTTTTCgcattgtgttgctgctgtaaaaCACTAATTCAAATTCTAATttcaaatgtataaaaatactTTGTGGAAACTAAAGAAGACTGTTCATTTCAGGGTCTAACTGGGAACAGCCTTGGTGGCATTGTATGATCAGTGCTGATTTATCAAATACATTGTGAAATAATGACGTAAAATGTCAAGTGTGAGTGCTTACATCTTTATCTTCACACTACAAATACAGTCATTTACACAGAATTATGACTGTCCAGTCAGCTACCCACTTATTTGTATCTTTCTTGGTAATTTatgacttcattttttttttagacctGCTGTTCCAAGACTGAGGAAGTGCACGTAAAAGTCTGATGACACTTCCTCAGTAACAGTGATCTAAGACTTATGGTATTCAGCTGCCATTAACCAACTGAcaattgattatttatttatttttaaacttgaattaaattgatttaaaaaaaaaaacaaatacaggtTTGAGCTTTAAAAGGTTTTGACAAACACGTTGAGCTTTgacatattgtttttatttaaataaagtcatAAGTTTTCATGCTCATTGAAATGATATGTTGATGTACAATCTTGCAGGCAAGAAATTCAACTGTTTTCTCACAATTGTGAAATGGATGTTTGCCCAAACTTTGCcaatattgaaccagctgtgtggcatcacagtgtgtgcagatgaacattgtttgactttCCTCTGAGCTCCCTGCACTGGCAGCacaggggtgaagccaaacaccgttcatctgcacacactgcgatgccacagagctggttcaatatcagcaaagcttccctttatattcactgtcttgtgtggcgatcagcagtgatgtggtggttcacttttacactgtgatctgtagcctatagttcggctttagcttctaactatctttgtctttttaacctgttgttgctgctgagtcagtttgacatcctggatatatccttcaaacacacactgtagacccctctgtctgcttctctgcagttagttacagtgtgggctccatgcttactctgacagcttgttggaccatcacaaaggggcggggcttagtgaatggtcaaatgtttgtgttattgttcactagcATATGTtaacatactgtaaaacttcagttagtagcctgggctatttgcttaaatcactgaaatcaatgggcctatatttgggaaaggcctttaattcctttcacacaaaactgttgctcagcaaagatgggaaatatgatcaaattgtttatttaaaccaattgtgaatcattcatttgatctagctccaacaGAGTAAGTGAGTTACATCACTCAAGGATGACGGCACACGGCATACCGAGACAACATCACTtaatcctgttaaaacaacacatccaaagaacttttataaaaacgaactgcttggcaaccagaccaggcctctaattgagacagtcctgtatttgtcaaaatgtgtagctataCCAGGCTGGTAGAAGGGACTGGGTAGtaaattgggactaggcttttaaatGAAGTTTCACAGTATGTATGCGTTCGTTAGCCattagctgtagtctttgtgatgtgttcaagtgcaactttttggccatgAAGCAACAGCTGGCCTTGGTTGCCGCTAgatctttgatgttggtttggtgtgtctgtgctCTCACAGTTTAACAACACAGTATTCCAATGGCACACGTATTTTGTATATTTCTAAAGTAATTTGTTGCATGCAAACAGATCTGATGttaatgtgatgatgtcactgtctAAACATGTATGCAGCAACGCATTTCGTAGGTGTGAAAGGAAGTTGAGTTTTAATCATCATCTCTCTGACAAGCAGTGCCTTGGCTTTTTTCCCCTTCGGCTCTAGTTGGAGCAAGAAATAGCAGTTTGATATTCGGGTTATTGCTCtatgttttatgatttttagGGCAAAGttatgagagagaaaaagatgtaCTACCGTCTGAACAGAGTGCTTGCTCACTTCTCCTTTGGAGACAGTTTATATTTAGCTTAGAATTCAGTTGCAACTTCCTGTGCACATAGTTGTGACGAAACTTCATCTTAATGGAAAAATTTACAGACTAAGCTTCACGGACACCAGTGATGTCGTAAACTTACATTCctactttgtttttatatttagattttttttttctttttacttaagATAGAAATACATCTTTAAAATTACAACTTGCAtgggatctttttttttatgtcctTTGAGCTAAATTATGACAATATGTGACCTAAGGTGTTGACACAGATGTTTTTTCTGATGAAATCTTGCCACCAACACTTTTGAGCAACATTATTACATTGTGTTCCATGTTGATCTTACTGACTGCTTGTATTGTTTTTGACATAAGCCAACATACAAATTAGAGATGTCAGtttaggttaattttgcttACGATAGCACGACACCCATAACCTGGTAACTAACAGGTTACtctttaagggaaaaaaaactcaatGTGAAATACAggaggcctttccttttagtctgGTGCTTCATTGACTCATTGAGCTTTAGCACCTCATTTTAAAatgctatccatttagaggtggtgaaattttaatattttgtgttaTAATGCTGCCTTTTATTTTGGCTTTGCTTAGATACAGCTGGCTATCCATGTCaacatgcagaaacatagtgcccacttCCCATCTTCTgatctccactggttagctaacgttagccttatAGATGCATGGTTTGTCCTGGGTTGCCAACTTTGGGTACTTATTGATTATCCATTATTGCTGTCTGTGTACAAACAGAATACACCACTATGATAGATattatacaatgcaaaatgtcCATCAATTATTTCTAATAACTACTCATCCTAGTTTCGTCGCAGGGACCATTTGATGTTATCCATGCTGTCTTTATATCATCATGCTATCGGTGGCTGGGCACAAGTGTAAACAAGTCAAAGTATATGATGAAACCCAGTGTAGTGGTGTGAGTTTTATGTAGCGGAGAAAAAAGGAAGCTACAATGGATGAAACTAAAAGCCTCTGAGTGGAGCGGATCTTTGTCTTTATTGTTAGAGACCCCTTCACGACAAAAAACCACTTGTCAGAACctcagaaaaaaggtgaaactgctttatttagtgttttacaGCTTTAAATAattagtttgttttggagaggaagagacatctgccaataatttggctcccaatAAAACCCGACTGAACATCTGGGCCCGGTTGTTCAAAAGTAATCTGGCAAGATTAATCCAAACAGATAGGATCAAATCCTGAAATCCGGTTGTTCAAAGTTAAAACAGGATTACGTGATCGGATAAGATCAGGGAATCCAATCCAGTTTTTAATCCGGATCAAACCTCAAAACATTTGAATAGGATAAGGACTACTGCGATCCAAAATATCAGGATTACCCTGAACCCAGCAGAGGGCTGGATTCAGACTGGATTACAGgggtaaaatgaaataaaaactgaaaaagtaGTCAAACAAGAAAACCAGTATTTTCACAATTGGTATTAGGTAGTATATTTACATAATAGTATATTTTAATACACTTATTTCATGAGTTTATTTGTGATGCATAGTATTTCTATGGCATGCCATTCAggaaattattaaataaataatatcatgtttgaatatatggaatgaatgaatgtctgaatatatggaatgaaagtcgaatatatggaatgaatgTCTGAATATATCATTCCATATATTCGAGGTTCATTCAATATATTTGGACTTTCATTCCATACATTCAAGTTTATTTCATACATGCAATATATATATCTAGGACCTTTTATtcattaaaatcacaaaaaaatgaaatatacaaTAAACTGTGAGCTGTGTGGTAAAGTCAAgacattcattttaaaaaacggGTTATAATGTGATGACAGTAGATaaaaattaaatcattaaaaacttaaatccATGCATATGTTCTTAATGtttgctgccatctgctggtcattttttaGTTTCTTTCTCAGTTACAAGTCATGCCCAGTGGAGTAAAGGCATAAAGACGAATAGTGCAGAAAGTGTGTTGCTGCAGGAAGCCAAAGAGGAATGTTCATGTTTTGAACCTTGTTATTTTGGTCAAACCTGCTTTGACCAAAATAAGTAGTCAaatttttctcttttacttGTGGCTTTTGTGGGAGTGCAGTTGTTTAATTTCATGCAGTACAGTGCAGCACTTTTTTAGGTAAGACCGTAATTGTAATTTGACAGGCATCTGTCAATAGCTCTGTACTGACTTATGTTATTCTATTTAGTGTTTCAGTTGTACAAACCAaaatcaaaagcaaaaaagaggGAAGCTTCAGTAAATAAATTATGTGAAGCAATGGGCATCTTTCTTTGTGTTAATCTGTATGATGTAAGATCAAATTCATTTGTCCTCAAACAGACTACTGTTTAACCCTTTAAAGTACAATTTAAAGTAATCTGTCACCATCAAATAGTCTCCAACATATCTGTCAATAtccaacacaaaaataaaaataattctgttttattttgtgtgaatTTTGGCGCCCCCTGCATCCCGGTTAAAGTACTGGTCATCTGGATTTAGAAATCCCTAAAAGTCTGTACCTGGATCAGAGTGATCCTATCCAGTTTTTTTTCGACAACCATGACAAAAGTGAGCTGGATccatggaagaaaaaaaaaattgattacCAAAACCAGATCATTTTTATCTTGATTTTACCTTGAATAACCAGGccctggatcttaagttatcagagga
Coding sequences within it:
- the LOC125884296 gene encoding uncharacterized protein LOC125884296 produces the protein MGHTLPGALGFFSLNILLYCGHAQDKPQPVLTVSPLWLSPGASVTLNCSVEHPSAGWRFFWYKAVPRPSNNSFYSFQHLSGSIHGTEQDSYIVHGQTHTTGYVCRAGRGDPVYYTHYSRPKFVWSGDFHPAASLTVSPDRVQHFTSDSLSLSCEGNSTEWRVRRFSKFGYLTHCFSWGTVNGNTCNIRSSQNIDGVYWCESHTGQFSNAVNITGSTASRPEQSSPFPVLLIVGLVGGVSLILLLLLFVCRYTKSKDSCFMRSQSTNQSPAPDHMINQAETQCRDYASLLHGDVCLYETIRDSEKPEHGRNNEPEENEYSNVTTGSAAD